The DNA sequence GGGTTGTTGAGGAAACATTCCGAGAGATCTGCCCGTCAAGAGGTGAACAGGGACCGAATCGCGCCATCGCGGGCCTCTCGGGTGAACCGGTTCCCCCGCGGCTACGTCAGCCAGACCGCACGTATCCGACCCGCCGGAACACCAGGAGAGGCCCATGGCACAGCGCCGGAACACCATGCGTTGGTCGCTGATCGGAGTGATCACGGCACTCGCCGTCGCGCTCGCATTCGTGGTCACCAACATCGACGGGGGCACCCGCGCCGAGGCGAAGCCCGGGCCGAAACCCTCACTGACGGCGGCTTCGAAGTCCGCGGCCCCCTCGAAGAGCACGGCCAAACCGGCCCCGCCCGCCCTCAAGGGCATCGGGTGGTGGCCCACGGACGAGAAGTCGGGCGGCGTGGCCCGGGACGCCGCCGGCAAACACCCGGCAGACCTCAAGGACGGAGCGGGCTGGACCAAGGGTGAGCAGGGCGGGGCCCTCCTCCTCAACGGCACCAGCGGCTATGCGGACGCCGGCGCCCCGATCGTCGAGACGGTGGGCCGCGACTACTCGGCGGCCGCCGCGGTTCGCCTCGACGCCGACGGCTTCCGTACTGCGGTGTCCCTCGACGGCGCCGGGTCCAGCGTCTTCTTCCTCCAGTACGTCGCCGACTACAGGCGCTTCTCCTTCAGCTTCTCCAATGCCAGGGCCCTGGCCAACCTGGTGGAGGCGC is a window from the Streptomyces sp. NBC_01244 genome containing:
- a CDS encoding LamG domain-containing protein; protein product: MAQRRNTMRWSLIGVITALAVALAFVVTNIDGGTRAEAKPGPKPSLTAASKSAAPSKSTAKPAPPALKGIGWWPTDEKSGGVARDAAGKHPADLKDGAGWTKGEQGGALLLNGTSGYADAGAPIVETVGRDYSAAAAVRLDADGFRTAVSLDGAGSSVFFLQYVADYRRFSFSFSNARALANLVEAPKLGRWYHLVGTYSHSEKKLRVYVDGVAAGEVLAPDNPEKPAGNLVIGRGKYQGKPTDFWPGAIADVHVYDRALTPAEIAALAAREPSR